One stretch of Paenibacillus sp. FSL R5-0341 DNA includes these proteins:
- a CDS encoding Cof-type HAD-IIB family hydrolase, protein MIKLVVTDLDGTFLNNKGSYDVELFKKVYAEMQQKGVTFVACTGKQCERVEKLFDEYGKGVWILGDSAARIKKDGEVVKEFSMDKDLALKAIARIQDFDNTMTLIVCASDAAYIRSSISEDMYNVVKSSYERVIKTDSFETIESRFIKITVFDTEGRSTALKAHVEETLSGQIYIVDSEAKWLDITALHTHKGETVKKLQEMLGVTYDESMSFGDGENDVELMAIAKYSFAVSNACDNTKKAANFITKSNEENGVLLTIQKILDLQ, encoded by the coding sequence ATGATTAAACTTGTAGTTACTGATTTAGATGGAACGTTTCTGAACAATAAAGGTTCGTACGATGTCGAGCTCTTCAAAAAAGTGTATGCAGAGATGCAGCAAAAAGGAGTCACTTTTGTCGCATGTACCGGGAAACAATGTGAACGTGTGGAGAAATTGTTTGATGAGTATGGCAAAGGTGTTTGGATCCTGGGTGATAGTGCTGCACGAATTAAAAAAGATGGTGAAGTCGTTAAAGAGTTCAGCATGGATAAGGATCTCGCCTTGAAGGCGATTGCTCGAATCCAGGACTTTGACAACACAATGACTCTTATCGTATGTGCAAGCGATGCTGCTTACATTCGTTCTTCCATTTCAGAAGATATGTACAACGTAGTTAAAAGCTCCTATGAGCGTGTCATTAAAACAGATTCCTTTGAAACGATCGAGAGTCGCTTTATCAAAATTACGGTCTTCGATACAGAAGGACGTAGTACAGCATTAAAAGCGCATGTTGAGGAAACGTTAAGTGGACAAATTTACATTGTTGACTCGGAGGCAAAATGGCTGGATATCACGGCATTACACACCCACAAAGGAGAGACCGTTAAAAAACTGCAAGAAATGTTGGGTGTAACATACGACGAATCGATGTCATTTGGTGACGGCGAGAATGATGTAGAGCTCATGGCCATCGCCAAATATAGTTTTGCAGTTAGTAATGCTTGTGATAATACGAAAAAAGCAGCAAACTTTATTACGAAATCAAACGAAGAGAATGGCGTTCTTCTAACCATTCAAAAAATACTGGATTTGCAGTAA
- a CDS encoding MarR family transcriptional regulator: MNCSLEQETLLILLKNISNQLKPKFERSTGISSSRYVLLYHLYLHQEVTQSHLQKAIHIDSAAITRHLKQLEADGLVSRRRNPDDHRETFVRLTEQGLTHIANFKQDRNQFLHQMILDFSEEEVAMMTDMLKRMQVNLKDL; encoded by the coding sequence ATGAATTGTTCGCTGGAACAAGAAACCTTATTAATATTACTTAAAAATATAAGCAATCAGCTGAAACCTAAATTTGAACGTAGTACGGGGATCAGTTCCTCACGATACGTTCTGTTGTATCATCTCTATCTTCATCAAGAAGTTACACAAAGCCATTTGCAGAAGGCCATTCATATCGACAGTGCTGCTATTACACGCCATTTGAAGCAACTGGAAGCAGACGGTTTGGTGTCACGAAGAAGAAACCCCGATGATCATCGGGAAACTTTCGTCCGGTTAACAGAACAAGGGCTAACGCATATCGCCAATTTCAAGCAGGATCGAAACCAGTTTCTTCATCAGATGATACTGGATTTCAGTGAAGAAGAAGTTGCAATGATGACCGACATGCTCAAACGCATGCAAGTTAATCTGAAGGATCTGTAA
- a CDS encoding nitroreductase family protein: MKPYQQTNDFNEIIYGRRSIKTYDSSVKISREEMTQIINEASTAPSSINMQPWRFLVVDTPEGKEKLVPLSRFNKEKVAQASAVIAVFADKNNFDYAENIYGKAVEHGLMPQDVKDFQLNAFKPIYNNMSDAEMNDVIMLDAGLVSMQLMLVARAHGYDTNPIGGYEKDQIAEVFGLDKERYVPVMLLTIGKAASEGYTSYRMPAEETTFWA; this comes from the coding sequence ATGAAACCATACCAACAAACAAACGATTTTAACGAGATTATTTATGGACGCCGCTCCATTAAGACATACGATTCATCCGTAAAAATCAGCAGGGAAGAAATGACTCAAATCATCAATGAAGCTAGCACCGCCCCTTCCTCCATCAACATGCAGCCTTGGCGCTTCCTTGTGGTGGATACTCCAGAGGGAAAAGAAAAACTCGTCCCATTGTCCCGCTTCAACAAAGAAAAAGTCGCTCAAGCTTCAGCTGTCATTGCCGTGTTTGCGGACAAAAACAATTTCGATTATGCAGAAAACATCTATGGAAAAGCTGTTGAGCATGGCTTAATGCCACAAGATGTTAAGGACTTTCAGTTGAACGCATTCAAACCGATCTATAACAACATGTCCGATGCTGAAATGAACGATGTCATTATGCTTGACGCCGGTCTGGTTTCCATGCAATTGATGCTGGTTGCCCGTGCACATGGGTATGACACCAATCCAATCGGCGGTTATGAAAAAGATCAAATTGCCGAAGTGTTTGGCTTGGATAAAGAACGCTATGTACCAGTCATGCTACTTACAATTGGAAAAGCTGCAAGCGAGGGATACACCTCCTACCGTATGCCAGCCGAAGAGACTACGTTTTGGGCATGA
- a CDS encoding AraC family transcriptional regulator, which translates to MTDLEVFSDLSERLDYNLPDLPLYVRRGSLHQFNNYAAVAHWHVDLEFIYVLKGLMDFSVNGSITRLHQGSGLFVNSQRLHHGYAVADHDDCSFLVVVIHPSILGEKTSYIQTYWEEKFSSKMADFVVLTDQVDWQEDVLLSIQELYREMHTEHKHPNPLRLVSHALSLCATIGDQLKPVSGQPGVLTHVQEMTHFIHQNYDQKITLEEIASAGAVCRSRCCQLFNRYVGQSPNNYVTQYRLQKSCEMLKETRRSISEIALACGFQSSSYFSSIFRKQMGVVPQHYRKQVTNIDSL; encoded by the coding sequence ATGACAGATTTAGAGGTGTTCTCTGATCTATCAGAACGGTTGGATTATAATCTTCCTGACTTACCCCTTTATGTCCGCAGGGGCAGTCTTCATCAATTTAACAATTATGCAGCAGTTGCACATTGGCATGTAGATCTGGAGTTTATCTACGTATTAAAAGGATTGATGGATTTCTCTGTTAATGGAAGTATCACTCGATTGCATCAGGGAAGTGGGCTCTTTGTTAATAGCCAACGTTTGCATCATGGATACGCTGTTGCGGATCACGACGATTGTTCGTTTCTTGTAGTTGTTATTCACCCCTCCATTCTTGGTGAGAAAACTTCTTATATTCAGACGTACTGGGAGGAGAAATTTAGTTCCAAAATGGCTGATTTTGTTGTCCTCACGGATCAGGTAGACTGGCAGGAAGACGTATTACTGTCCATTCAAGAACTATATCGGGAGATGCACACGGAGCATAAACATCCCAATCCACTACGGTTGGTATCCCATGCGTTATCGTTATGTGCTACAATAGGCGATCAGTTAAAACCTGTTTCCGGCCAACCCGGCGTGTTAACGCATGTTCAGGAAATGACTCATTTCATTCATCAGAACTATGATCAGAAGATAACACTTGAGGAGATCGCATCTGCCGGAGCTGTCTGCAGAAGCCGTTGTTGCCAATTGTTTAACCGATATGTGGGGCAGTCGCCAAACAACTATGTCACCCAATATCGACTTCAGAAAAGCTGTGAAATGTTAAAAGAAACACGGAGATCCATAAGTGAAATTGCTCTTGCCTGTGGTTTTCAAAGTTCTAGTTATTTTTCGTCCATTTTCCGTAAACAGATGGGTGTAGTTCCACAGCATTATCGCAAACAAGTTACGAACATCGACTCTTTGTAA
- a CDS encoding MATE family efflux transporter: MPLQDFGKPDFNRELISLVIPIALQNLISATVISVDVIMLGMISQSAMAAVSLAGQITFTLTLFYMGLSAGASILTAQYWGKKDTPTIQRVLSIACVFSLVISILFFLSSFLIPHALMHLFTNDPELIQYGSRFLQFNSFSYLVMGLSQMYLSVIRSMENAKLSAWISSLCLVLNIIFNTICIFLLFPSNPELAIAAVALATVLARMIELACCVIHSLTKGPIRFRLPVRDRIQRNLLKDFMKYTLPVQGNYIVWGGALTATAAIIGHVNSDMVAANSIASVVKNLAVVFCGGIATGGSVLIGKYLGQGEMDKAKYAGNYMCYYALIFGVIAGCTILLIKPLVYSIVNLNPVAQGYLDGMLYISAYYCIAKSFNSTTIAGIFPAGGDSKFGLWCDTVVMWLIIIPLSYLCAFVWHVSPIYIYIVISLDELIKLPIAFTRYRQFKWLNNLTRNFTQT, from the coding sequence ATGCCACTTCAAGATTTCGGCAAACCAGACTTTAATCGAGAGTTAATATCGCTTGTAATCCCCATTGCTTTACAAAACCTAATATCAGCAACGGTGATATCTGTTGATGTAATTATGTTGGGTATGATTAGTCAATCGGCAATGGCAGCCGTATCACTCGCAGGACAAATCACGTTTACATTAACATTGTTTTACATGGGGTTGTCAGCGGGGGCGAGTATCCTCACGGCTCAGTACTGGGGGAAGAAGGATACACCAACCATACAGCGAGTTCTTAGTATTGCCTGCGTGTTCTCCTTAGTTATATCAATTCTGTTTTTCTTGTCTTCCTTCTTGATTCCCCACGCACTGATGCACTTATTCACCAATGATCCTGAATTGATTCAATACGGGTCAAGGTTTTTACAGTTTAATTCTTTTTCTTACCTTGTGATGGGCTTATCGCAGATGTATCTCAGTGTGATTCGAAGTATGGAAAATGCCAAACTTAGTGCGTGGATTAGTTCTTTATGCTTGGTCTTAAACATTATATTTAATACCATTTGCATTTTTTTACTATTCCCATCCAATCCGGAACTTGCGATTGCGGCTGTAGCTCTTGCCACGGTATTGGCACGTATGATTGAACTAGCATGTTGTGTGATTCATTCCTTAACGAAGGGACCTATTCGCTTTCGTTTACCAGTACGTGACCGTATTCAGCGTAATCTATTAAAAGATTTTATGAAATATACGCTACCAGTACAGGGGAATTATATCGTATGGGGAGGAGCGCTTACTGCTACGGCTGCCATTATAGGACATGTGAACTCCGATATGGTAGCAGCGAACTCCATTGCATCCGTAGTCAAAAATCTAGCGGTCGTTTTCTGTGGGGGCATAGCTACTGGAGGATCTGTACTTATTGGAAAGTATCTGGGACAGGGTGAAATGGACAAAGCAAAGTATGCGGGTAACTACATGTGTTATTACGCTTTAATTTTTGGAGTTATTGCAGGCTGCACGATTCTACTAATTAAACCTTTAGTGTACTCTATCGTTAATTTGAACCCCGTTGCTCAAGGTTATCTAGATGGCATGTTATACATTAGTGCGTATTATTGCATTGCAAAATCGTTTAACTCCACAACCATAGCGGGCATATTCCCTGCTGGTGGAGATTCCAAATTTGGATTATGGTGTGACACAGTTGTTATGTGGCTTATTATTATACCACTTAGTTACCTATGTGCATTTGTATGGCATGTGTCTCCCATTTATATATATATCGTCATCAGCTTAGATGAATTGATTAAATTGCCTATTGCTTTCACCCGTTATCGTCAATTTAAATGGCTGAACAACTTAACTAGAAACTTTACACAAACCTGA